AAAGAAAATTATCGGCACGATGATTTTTCCTGCGTTGGACGAATAATTTGCGTCGTATGATAGGGTAGTTACATTCAGGTATGAAATCCCGGGATGGGATTTTTGCTTTTTTTCAGGAAACATCGGAAGTGATTTTTTAATAAGTGAGGGGTAGATAGACGCCTACTGACGCCCGCATCTGTACAACCTGAAGTAATGAAGTATGTTTTAATTTAATTTTTATTTTAATAATTTAAAAAAAAGTTAAATTAAAACTATTATACGTACCTTGCGCACTTATTATAAAAAGATATAATGCAAAAACAAGGAACTGTGAAATTTTTCAATAACCAAAAGGGATTTGGATTTATTTCACAACAAGACAGCAAGAGCGAAATTTTCGTTCATGCCACCGGGCTTATCGACCAGATCAATGAGAATGATGAGGTAAGCTACGAAGTTGAAGAAGGCAAGAAAGGCCTGAATGCGATCAATGTAAAAGTTATCTAAGAAATTACCATACAATTTTCGTAAAGCACTTGCCTACTGCAGGTGCTTTTTATTTTTACAACAAATTCATCGGTTTCTCGTTCTCTAACTATACCCGCCGTTTCTGGCCTTATCCCCATAAACACACCCGCCAATTCCTATGGCATAAAAGGCCTTACTGCCTAACGTTTCTTCAACATGTTATTGTTTTGGATATGGTCGGAGATCAGCTTAAAAAAGGAATATCGAAATAAAAGGTAGTGCCCGCGCCAGGTTGCCAGTGGCACCTTAGAGCGCTACAAGACCGCTCTAAGGCATACCAGATCATTTTAGTTTGATTACGGTTTTTTAGACTGATATTCTGTCTACTGTTCACGAATGTCAACAGATACGGGATGCTTGTGTAATCAACCTAACAGCGTTTGCTAGCCTGCATGCAGGCTACCGCATCTATATGAGCCATTAAATCTCGGAAGATTTTACTCTAAAAACGGAGAAATTTCCCCCTGTAAATCTTCACAGCTTCCTTTCTTTGATTTAACCAATTATCGGCTGTTCTATGCTGCCGGGCTTTTATTCAATAAGCATATGCCCCTCGTTGAGGCGGCTTGATTGGCAATAATCAAGCCAGTGCTTGCACCGCAATTGAACGTGCAGTCAGCTCGCGTTAGCAAGTTTTGAGTTAAGTATTTAAACCTGGTTATAAATGTTTTGATTATGAGAAGACAACTACTTATTACATTTATCTTACTTTTAGCAGGCTTCAATCTGCTAAAAGCACAATCTCAATACCGGAGCCCTGGCACCGGTGCTACTGTCGACCTCGGCTCGGCCACAAACTGGCAGGTCTCCACTGATGGCGGCGCCACCTGGAATGCCGCTACAACGGCACCAACGGGTCTGGCAAGCGGCAGCACTATAACGATCCAAACCGGCGACACCTGGGCAAATAATATTGTTGCAACCTCCATCCCTGCTGGTGTAACCTTAACTAACAACAGTACTTTGTTAGGTACCTTTAATACCACTAACAAACTAACAGTGGGAGGTACGCTGGTTTACGCTGGTACTGCTGCGCAACTTTTACCACCGGTTGCAGGCATAGCGGGCGGCATTATAACAAACCTTACTGTTAATAATACTGCAGGAGTTTCACCTAATGGTTCTTTCACCTATATAACCGGAGTACTTAACCTAATTGCAGGAAACTACAATTGTAACAATGCTGGGGTTACCTTCTATTATAAGGGAGCTATGACCGGCACCAACGGCAAAATAAATTGCACCAGCTTTTTTTTCCCGAGTCTTGCGGGACAGGTTATTGACGGTAACTTACTTTTAAACAACACCATCGTTAAATTATCAGGACAAGCCACTAATTTCTCATCCACCAATCCAATAAAGGTAACAAACACATTAAGCCTGGCTGCCGGTACGTTTACGCTTGGAGGCACACTTAATATTTCCGGCACTACCCTATCAGCCGCTGCTGGCGCAGGAGGAATCAATGCGGGCAACAATACAGTAACGTTTAGCGGTACTGCCGTTCAAGCCATACCAACAGGCTTTTTTACTGCCAATAATATCAATAATTTAACCATCAGCAATACCGCCGGTGTTACTTCCGCGGGCTCTTTAAATATTGGCACTGCTTATACCGTTGTGCCGTTAAAAGCTGGGGTTACTCCCCTGGCAGTTACCGGTACAGCCACCATAGGCGGCACACTCACCATTGGCAGTTTTTCGTCAACACCGGTAGCCGGGCAGCAGTTTACTATTTTATCGGGGACTGCTTTAAGTGGCACCTTTAACAATCTGGTATTGCCGGGAGGCTACACCGGTACCCTGGCCTATTCTGGTACTGATGTAAAACTTACAGTTATGCCGGTAGCCTCCAGTAACGCAACCCTAATTGCGCTCACAACAACTGCCGGTGCCCTGTCGCCATCATTTGATGCCAATACTACCGGCTATGCGGCCAATGTACCCAATGCCACATCAAGCATAACGATAACTCCAACGGCGCATGATGCGTCTGCATCTATTAAAGTTAATGGCACCGCAGTTACAAGCGGCAATGCCTCACCCGCTATCAGCCTAAGTCCGGGCAACAATACCATCAATATTATTGTAACCGCTCAAGATGGCGTAACCACTAAAACTTATACCCTTGCGGTAACCAGACAACCTATATTGTATACTTTCGACTCCGGTGTGCCTACCAATTTTGCCGCAACCGGGTCTACATTAAGTTCCAGCACGACACATATTAAAAGCGGTAGTTCTTTGGCCTGGAGTGTAACTAATGGTGCAGTGCTTACTGCTTCCTCTCTTGGTATCACATCTGCGCAAACCGGTAATTTTACTACAAGCGCGGCTCAGTTTTACATCTATAATGCCGTACCTTCTCAAGACACCTTGGTATTTAGTTTTTATACTAATGGCAACCCAACTCCGCAAAGAGTGGGACACATGTTGCTGAATTATGCCGGGTGGCGTGATTATCACCGCAGTTATCGTTTTGATTATAATAGCGGGCTGGACATGGGGCCCGGCGGCTTTACACTGGATAAAATGATCATTACCTATAAAGCCGCGAATTCTTCCTCAACCCCTACAATTTACCTGGATGAGTTTAACATGGTGGGTGACGCAAATGAAAGACAACCCGGACCACACATGCAGCTTGACCTGAATCAGTTCTCAGATTCGTACTCCTTTCTGGAACCACTGCAATATTTCCTAAATCCTCCACCTGCGGGACCGGCACCTACAGCTACCGCCCAGGAGCAAGCAAATGCGGCAACAGTAAAAGCCCAATATCCACGTTCCATATTTATACCGAATGGTGCCAATGTTACCACGGCTGAGAATTATGTAACTGGTTGTGGCATTTACCGAAACGCAGATGGATCTATAAACGGAACCAGGGGGCTAATGTATTTGAACAATGTAGACACATTGGTTAAAATAAGCAATTACGTTGGTTATCTTACAGCGGCCGCCTCCAGAAACAATGATAATGTGGCCAAATCTAACTTATTGTTGTTTACCGAATACCTGTTGGATCAAGGCCTCGCAGAAGGTGGCAGAAATAACATTCATACAAATGACTATACAAATTGCCGAAATTTTCCGGTAGGGTTTTTACAGGCAGTGAAATCTGGGTTATTAACCGATAGTTTAAATAAGGGGATACTCAGGATGTTAAAATGGTCTAATGGTTATAATGTCATTTACAACCCTAACGCCACGTGGGTAGAGACCGATTTTATTTACCTGAAAGCTACCTTTTTATTAGAATTAGCAGGCTATGCCCCTTCTGTTGATGAGCAGGTAAGAGATTATTATAACGCATCCAACTTCCTGAGTTTGTTTACCAACACACAACAAGGGATTGAAGATGGTATTAAACCTGACGGCACCGGCTTTCACCATAATTTTAATAACATCCATTATCTATACGCCTGGGGGGTGTATGCAGACCGGGCCAATAGTTTAAAGGGAACTGTTTTCAGAATTAAACAGCAGGCCTTTAATAATATGGCTGGCGCTTTTAAAACCATTTTGCTACAACAATCGCCAAATGCTGCGCTGATACCTAATTCCTTAGGCGGTCGGTATCCTTTAGCTCCATTCACGCAAATCAGCCAGAATCAGCTTAAGGAGATGGTAGCGGTGGGCGGAGACATTGAGGGCACAACCAACGATACCGGTTTAGCGCAACTGTACAACTATATCTACCAAACCAATAATTATAATGTACCTGCAAGAAATTACGATAGTGTCTATTGCTACAACTATGCGTCTATTGGCATAAAGCGTAAAGGAAATTGGATAGCCGCAATGAAGGGCCTCACCAATACACTAAGAGGCGGCGAAATCTTTCCGTCACAGAAAATGAACATGTATGGCCGGTACCAAAGCTACGGAGCATTGGAAGTATTGTACAGTGGTGGAAATACGGCCAATGGCTGGATTTTAAACGGTGCAGGGTGGGACTGGAATATGTATCCCGGCACTACCTCCGTTCAACTGCCCTGGGCGAGTCTTAAACCATCCAGTACATCCAATGTTTATCAGGTCCAGGCTAATAACTTTGCCGGAGCATTATCGCTTGGCGCTAAACATGGCATTTTTGCCATTGACTTTGTGGAGA
This region of Mucilaginibacter yixingensis genomic DNA includes:
- a CDS encoding Ig-like domain-containing protein, which gives rise to MRRQLLITFILLLAGFNLLKAQSQYRSPGTGATVDLGSATNWQVSTDGGATWNAATTAPTGLASGSTITIQTGDTWANNIVATSIPAGVTLTNNSTLLGTFNTTNKLTVGGTLVYAGTAAQLLPPVAGIAGGIITNLTVNNTAGVSPNGSFTYITGVLNLIAGNYNCNNAGVTFYYKGAMTGTNGKINCTSFFFPSLAGQVIDGNLLLNNTIVKLSGQATNFSSTNPIKVTNTLSLAAGTFTLGGTLNISGTTLSAAAGAGGINAGNNTVTFSGTAVQAIPTGFFTANNINNLTISNTAGVTSAGSLNIGTAYTVVPLKAGVTPLAVTGTATIGGTLTIGSFSSTPVAGQQFTILSGTALSGTFNNLVLPGGYTGTLAYSGTDVKLTVMPVASSNATLIALTTTAGALSPSFDANTTGYAANVPNATSSITITPTAHDASASIKVNGTAVTSGNASPAISLSPGNNTINIIVTAQDGVTTKTYTLAVTRQPILYTFDSGVPTNFAATGSTLSSSTTHIKSGSSLAWSVTNGAVLTASSLGITSAQTGNFTTSAAQFYIYNAVPSQDTLVFSFYTNGNPTPQRVGHMLLNYAGWRDYHRSYRFDYNSGLDMGPGGFTLDKMIITYKAANSSSTPTIYLDEFNMVGDANERQPGPHMQLDLNQFSDSYSFLEPLQYFLNPPPAGPAPTATAQEQANAATVKAQYPRSIFIPNGANVTTAENYVTGCGIYRNADGSINGTRGLMYLNNVDTLVKISNYVGYLTAAASRNNDNVAKSNLLLFTEYLLDQGLAEGGRNNIHTNDYTNCRNFPVGFLQAVKSGLLTDSLNKGILRMLKWSNGYNVIYNPNATWVETDFIYLKATFLLELAGYAPSVDEQVRDYYNASNFLSLFTNTQQGIEDGIKPDGTGFHHNFNNIHYLYAWGVYADRANSLKGTVFRIKQQAFNNMAGAFKTILLQQSPNAALIPNSLGGRYPLAPFTQISQNQLKEMVAVGGDIEGTTNDTGLAQLYNYIYQTNNYNVPARNYDSVYCYNYASIGIKRKGNWIAAMKGLTNTLRGGEIFPSQKMNMYGRYQSYGALEVLYSGGNTANGWILNGAGWDWNMYPGTTSVQLPWASLKPSSTSNVYQVQANNFAGALSLGAKHGIFAIDFVENANGNFTPDNLKFKKSVFTFDSLMVCLGSSISSTNSSNITSTNLFQAIDTAANFAPIYVNSASPINGATYSNTLSTSANSAWMVNGQTTGYYIPKNGGTITVARGSQSTPDQSDLNQTLFNTANYSKAHISHGNAPTNGTYQYVVVPATTPAAMQTLASTLDAGNIYTVLSQTDSLHAVFYKPDSLTSYAFFQPNDHVNIGYIKSISNKGLVGIQKKGDTLTVTINNPDLNAVADNTDAQWHSSPQNINLILNGNWTVIANTPGVSTSSANNTLTAGFTLKDGFSGSLTLVVSKPPVVALTAPAKDTTVAVGTNMVVNANASSPNQGGSIAKVDFYNGSTLLGTSTASPFTYTWNNLAAGTDTLKAVATDNIGLTTTSSKVVVTVSTPPVVAITAPAGNATVASGSDIVITVNASSPNTGGSIAKVDFYNGSTLLGTSTTAPYSYTLTNVSAGTDSLKAVATDDRGLTTTSSAIIVTISNPPVVSLTAPVNNNTVLKGSNVIITADASNSNTGGNITKVDFYNGSTLLGTSTTAPYSYTLNNVAVGTDTLKAVATDDKGLTTTSANVILNVADAPVVVLTAPADNSTVTAGDNVTLTANASSPNTGGSIAKVDFYNGSALIGTATAAPFSYAWNSVAAGTDTLKAVATDNYGFATTSASIRLIVNQPPTVAATSPMANTSYFAPASVTINANAADADGSIQKVEFFQGATKLGEALTAPYSFNWTNVPAGSYAITARATDNKGAVTTSAVVNSTVTTRPVLQVAIPDMYALNAATDLKNTIYIGYGPSSFTLTPSVQGGQGGYTYSWSNGATTSSIVVSAAGTYTVNVSSADGGLGTATITINTLDVRCGNDNTKVQVCHNQHVICVAQAAVQEHLSHGDKLGSCSGNMADAHTSNLANDLTALVSTSNVAVYPNPVADILHIAVPQVQPNASIHLYSYSSPGKEVRTFNLTQAKQDVTFQGLAPGYYFLVIKNGSQIIKKTLIKN
- a CDS encoding cold-shock protein, with amino-acid sequence MQKQGTVKFFNNQKGFGFISQQDSKSEIFVHATGLIDQINENDEVSYEVEEGKKGLNAINVKVI